In the Nitrospirales bacterium LBB_01 genome, one interval contains:
- a CDS encoding PAS domain S-box protein yields the protein MTDKRTILVVEDSMTQAVALKRILQEHGYGVITASNGKLGLELALNNKPDLVISDVIMPEMNGYELCREIKNNKDTARIPVILLTELKSFTSILEGLESLSDDYITKPYNEKNLISKIELYINTTIPCDDATDSGEFEITYEGITHMVYSNYKKVFNLLIATYENSIQQYQELMDSRDSLKKINNELIEQKHIIQQSENMFKFFVQTIPDVIYKIDCEGRFTFINNSIRNYGYEPEELIGEHFSKIIHPDDVENISRVKVLPNFIGKHTGNLEAPKLFDERRDVDRKTSGLEVHLKVKNPDLPNKSIITEVFSYGIYRFDSDKHISDLEGTLGVIRCKKDDFLGSGGIIKDITEKKRIEKALFESEKISHALLENASDAILIADTEGNILKANKKAVELLGYDRSELLCLKITDIHPQDMLESVIDGFQRCVEKAIPDYIETQVLKKDGGKISVEISCSLIVINGKKLMQGIFRDITERKLAQERLHRQEQLLIQQSKMAAMGEMIGVITHQWKQPLNVLGLIVQDLKDVHEYGELDTDYIDNLVKSTMEQVIFMSKTADEFRNFLKPSKEKETFDIMTLLKEVFSLLSAQLKSNLISYKIKCHCHNNIFRHYSEVIPCDRTPITTYKHQLAHVLLNLISNSTDAIIERRQKGLLSTEGIIAVDCFRDNNLLKLEITDNGGGIPEEIIDRIFEPYFTTKEDKGTGIGLYMSKVIVEESLGGSVYAKSVEDGAVFTLEFNV from the coding sequence ATGACGGATAAACGAACAATTTTAGTTGTTGAAGATTCGATGACACAGGCGGTAGCGCTAAAGCGCATTCTCCAGGAGCACGGCTACGGTGTCATTACCGCATCAAATGGCAAACTTGGTCTTGAGCTTGCTTTAAATAACAAACCTGACCTTGTAATAAGCGATGTTATTATGCCTGAGATGAACGGCTATGAGCTTTGCCGTGAGATTAAGAATAATAAAGATACCGCTCGAATACCGGTAATATTGCTTACCGAGCTAAAATCCTTCACAAGCATATTGGAGGGGCTGGAATCACTATCCGATGATTACATAACTAAGCCGTATAATGAGAAAAATCTTATTTCTAAAATTGAATTATATATTAATACCACTATTCCGTGCGATGATGCGACAGACAGTGGGGAATTTGAGATAACTTACGAGGGGATAACCCATATGGTTTACTCAAATTATAAGAAAGTATTCAATCTTCTTATTGCCACTTATGAAAACTCCATTCAACAATATCAAGAACTCATGGACTCCAGAGACTCTCTTAAAAAAATTAACAACGAACTTATTGAACAGAAACACATAATTCAACAATCCGAGAATATGTTTAAGTTTTTTGTTCAAACCATACCAGACGTAATTTATAAAATTGATTGCGAAGGCAGATTTACCTTTATAAATAACAGCATACGCAACTATGGATATGAACCTGAGGAGCTGATAGGAGAGCATTTTAGTAAAATTATCCACCCTGATGACGTAGAAAATATAAGCAGAGTAAAGGTTCTACCGAATTTTATCGGAAAACACACCGGTAATTTAGAAGCGCCCAAGCTCTTTGACGAAAGAAGGGACGTTGACAGAAAAACCTCCGGTCTTGAGGTTCATTTAAAAGTAAAGAATCCTGACTTACCAAACAAGTCAATCATTACAGAGGTATTCAGCTATGGAATATATAGGTTCGACTCTGATAAACACATCTCAGACCTTGAAGGCACATTGGGTGTTATAAGATGTAAAAAAGATGATTTTTTAGGTTCAGGCGGTATTATTAAAGATATTACCGAGAAAAAACGTATAGAGAAGGCGCTTTTTGAGTCGGAAAAGATATCACATGCGTTGTTGGAAAACGCTAGTGATGCCATATTGATAGCCGATACAGAGGGAAATATACTTAAGGCTAACAAAAAGGCTGTAGAGTTACTTGGATATGATAGGTCTGAGCTCCTTTGTTTGAAAATCACAGACATTCATCCACAGGATATGCTTGAGAGTGTTATTGATGGTTTCCAGCGCTGTGTCGAAAAAGCCATCCCAGATTACATAGAAACACAGGTATTAAAAAAAGACGGAGGTAAGATTTCTGTTGAAATCTCCTGCAGCCTTATAGTGATTAATGGTAAAAAACTTATGCAGGGCATATTTCGTGATATAACAGAGCGTAAGCTTGCACAAGAGAGACTTCACAGGCAGGAGCAGTTATTAATTCAACAGTCAAAGATGGCGGCTATGGGTGAGATGATAGGGGTAATAACTCACCAATGGAAACAGCCCTTGAATGTTCTCGGTCTTATTGTCCAGGATCTGAAAGATGTTCATGAATATGGAGAGCTTGATACTGATTATATTGACAACCTTGTAAAAAGTACAATGGAACAAGTTATTTTTATGTCAAAGACAGCAGATGAATTCAGAAACTTCCTTAAGCCATCAAAAGAAAAAGAAACATTTGACATAATGACTCTTTTAAAAGAAGTTTTTTCACTGCTTTCAGCGCAGCTAAAAAGCAACTTAATATCCTATAAAATCAAATGTCATTGCCATAATAATATATTTAGGCACTATTCAGAAGTAATACCATGTGACAGAACACCAATTACAACATACAAACACCAATTAGCCCATGTGTTGTTAAATTTAATAAGTAATTCAACTGATGCCATTATAGAAAGGAGACAGAAAGGGCTGTTGAGCACAGAGGGCATTATAGCGGTCGATTGTTTCAGAGATAATAACTTACTAAAGTTAGAGATAACTGACAACGGTGGTGGAATCCCTGAAGAGATAATAGATAGAATTTTTGAGCCTTATTTTACAACCAAAGAAGATAAAGGCACTGGTATTGGTCTTTATATGTCTAAAGTAATCGTAGAGGAAAGTTTAGGCGGCAGCGTGTATGCAAAGAGTGTAGAGGACGGGGCCGTATTTACATTAGAGTTTAATGTGTAA
- a CDS encoding N-6 DNA methylase: MTDIKSNEREFAAQVASWLNEFLTDVTSPFEVATSETSIQVSDGKTRFPDIQIWLNRQGNQGFCGWELKTPTTPVDNNELLNNAAEKARSMSADYFVTWNMKDAVIWRTPYALEPVSKVHRLKTYEPVFQVSVPDDLWVASKRELLKAKAKEILNDLSTLHREGHLYLSDADTTFFVHELYEAVKTLWPFIHESLITKTGKSVQFKDGLFDWAVKQGIASYDAGEPFYETVSRQIVYRLLGKILFYLTLRRFCTDIPKFDLNGLNPAGIDSKIREYFQRARQIDYQAVFEEDFPDKVPFPENAVAPLIKLIDNLNRYNFSNMPQDVIGNVFEKLIPPHERHTLGQYFTNEELVDLIISFCVTSKSVRVLDPACGTGTFLIRAYDKLRHEGAKSHKELISQIWGFDIARFPAELATINLYRQNIEDYANFPRIQSRDFFEVKSGDVFKFPPPKPTAGTDFTIDEVIPQFDAIVGNFPYIRQELIEKRIQGYKGVIEKTLIADWRAEYPELFNNGGTKLSGQADIYAYLFFHAARLLKDGGRMGIVTSNSWLDVAYGYELQKFFLRKFKIIAIVESRCEAWFDDAAVNTVFIILELCKDLKQRNENNVKFVKIKKRLKELIPTDIKLPMDRWFNLYKLTHAIEKSGSEHYKIKDETIENNLQGRASYETDNFRINVLKQDTLLEQIETSGKTVKWGKYMRAPEIYFEIMETCKDKLITLKELADVRRGYTTGINEFFYLDDKKIKHWGIEEEFLIPIIKSFKEIDKIVLDKSQKINLFLFTCDKEKRALRGTNALKYIKHGEKTITETGISYPDIQSVKNRKLWYDVAHREPWDIFVQEHWNTRFFMPLNEGSFLADKRLYEIKARADKVLLSALLNSTLTTLFIEVTGRTMLGDGALDLTVYEFEELFIPDVPTTYNKTILKAFNKLLTRPIKPIFDEVKLKDRQALDSVVLEALGLDPTKYLKPLYEGLTTLVRERIDLAKSRKKAKKTKTQRDVDKLFEQVSDEIIPDGIKKFPEEFIDSKYLKDSIEISVPNEKLKLGDYFMGHQDVITEDGFKYCSKSTSEAKFIIYSQKPNSFIIKIPKDASAIVNAVTSYELYVKDIKEKLFTAYFSRTHDHKLADTLVSRLFDELGL; encoded by the coding sequence ATGACCGATATTAAATCTAACGAAAGAGAGTTTGCAGCCCAGGTAGCGTCGTGGCTTAATGAATTTCTAACAGACGTAACGTCTCCATTTGAAGTGGCAACATCAGAGACCTCTATACAGGTGTCTGATGGTAAAACAAGATTCCCCGATATTCAGATATGGTTAAACAGACAGGGTAATCAGGGATTTTGCGGGTGGGAGTTAAAAACTCCAACAACTCCGGTTGATAACAATGAGCTGCTTAATAATGCCGCAGAAAAGGCACGCTCTATGTCTGCCGATTATTTCGTAACATGGAATATGAAAGACGCCGTTATCTGGAGAACTCCGTACGCACTTGAACCGGTATCAAAAGTCCACAGATTAAAGACATACGAACCGGTCTTTCAGGTATCTGTACCTGATGACCTCTGGGTTGCCTCTAAACGGGAGTTACTAAAGGCAAAGGCAAAAGAGATTTTAAACGACCTGTCAACTCTGCACAGAGAAGGACACCTTTACCTTAGCGATGCTGATACCACTTTTTTTGTGCACGAGCTTTATGAGGCAGTAAAGACACTTTGGCCATTCATACATGAATCGCTTATAACAAAGACAGGAAAGAGCGTTCAGTTTAAGGACGGACTTTTCGATTGGGCGGTAAAGCAGGGAATAGCCTCGTATGATGCAGGGGAGCCTTTTTATGAAACCGTCTCAAGACAGATTGTTTATAGGCTGCTTGGAAAAATTCTATTTTATCTGACTCTAAGGCGGTTTTGCACAGATATTCCCAAATTTGATTTAAACGGCTTAAATCCTGCTGGTATAGATAGTAAAATAAGAGAATATTTTCAGAGAGCCCGGCAGATAGACTATCAGGCCGTGTTTGAAGAGGATTTTCCTGACAAAGTGCCTTTTCCAGAAAATGCCGTTGCCCCGCTTATTAAACTTATTGATAACCTTAACAGATACAATTTTTCCAATATGCCGCAGGACGTTATTGGAAACGTGTTTGAAAAACTAATTCCGCCGCATGAAAGACATACGCTTGGACAGTATTTTACCAACGAAGAGCTTGTGGATTTAATCATATCTTTTTGTGTCACATCAAAATCTGTCAGGGTTTTGGATCCGGCCTGCGGAACCGGCACTTTTCTCATCAGGGCTTATGACAAGCTGAGACACGAGGGCGCTAAAAGCCACAAAGAATTGATTTCCCAGATATGGGGATTTGATATAGCGCGTTTCCCAGCCGAATTAGCTACAATAAACCTTTATCGGCAAAACATAGAGGACTACGCTAATTTTCCAAGAATACAATCAAGAGACTTTTTTGAAGTAAAATCTGGAGATGTTTTTAAGTTTCCGCCTCCAAAGCCTACAGCCGGCACTGATTTCACGATTGACGAGGTAATCCCTCAATTTGACGCAATTGTCGGGAATTTCCCATATATACGGCAGGAGCTTATTGAAAAGCGCATCCAGGGCTATAAGGGAGTTATTGAAAAAACTCTCATAGCGGATTGGAGAGCGGAGTACCCTGAGCTTTTTAACAATGGAGGCACAAAGCTTTCCGGGCAGGCGGATATTTATGCGTACCTGTTTTTTCATGCTGCAAGGCTGCTAAAAGATGGTGGTCGGATGGGCATTGTCACTTCTAACTCGTGGCTTGATGTGGCGTATGGGTATGAGCTTCAAAAATTCTTTCTGAGAAAATTCAAGATAATTGCAATAGTAGAATCCCGATGTGAGGCATGGTTTGACGATGCCGCCGTAAACACGGTTTTTATAATACTGGAGCTTTGTAAAGACCTGAAACAAAGAAACGAAAATAACGTAAAATTTGTAAAAATCAAAAAACGCCTTAAAGAGTTGATTCCCACAGATATAAAACTGCCAATGGACAGATGGTTTAATCTTTACAAGCTGACCCATGCAATTGAGAAGTCAGGTTCGGAGCACTACAAGATTAAAGACGAGACGATAGAGAATAACTTACAAGGCCGTGCAAGCTATGAAACCGACAATTTCAGAATAAACGTTTTAAAACAGGACACGCTGCTTGAACAGATTGAGACCTCAGGTAAAACGGTAAAATGGGGCAAATACATGAGGGCGCCGGAGATTTATTTTGAAATAATGGAGACGTGTAAGGATAAACTTATTACTTTAAAGGAGCTTGCTGATGTTAGAAGAGGATATACGACAGGCATAAACGAGTTTTTCTATCTTGACGACAAAAAGATAAAACACTGGGGGATAGAAGAGGAGTTTTTAATTCCGATAATTAAATCTTTTAAAGAAATTGATAAGATTGTATTGGATAAATCCCAAAAAATAAATCTTTTTCTTTTTACTTGTGATAAAGAAAAGAGGGCATTAAGAGGCACAAATGCACTAAAATATATCAAGCATGGAGAAAAAACAATAACAGAGACAGGCATTTCATATCCAGACATACAGTCTGTAAAGAACAGAAAACTTTGGTATGATGTTGCCCACCGTGAGCCCTGGGATATTTTTGTACAGGAACATTGGAATACAAGATTTTTTATGCCGTTAAATGAGGGTTCTTTTTTAGCAGATAAGCGTTTGTATGAGATAAAAGCAAGAGCTGACAAAGTGTTATTATCAGCATTGTTAAATTCAACTTTAACTACATTATTTATAGAGGTAACTGGAAGAACAATGCTTGGAGATGGCGCACTTGATTTGACTGTTTACGAGTTTGAAGAATTGTTTATACCTGATGTTCCGACTACTTACAACAAAACAATACTAAAGGCTTTCAATAAACTACTCACACGTCCGATTAAGCCTATCTTTGACGAGGTCAAGTTAAAAGACAGACAGGCGCTTGACAGCGTAGTGCTTGAAGCACTTGGTCTTGACCCCACAAAATATCTGAAACCGCTATATGAGGGTTTGACAACGCTTGTAAGAGAACGGATTGATCTTGCCAAATCCCGCAAAAAAGCAAAGAAAACAAAAACTCAAAGAGACGTTGATAAATTATTTGAACAGGTTTCAGATGAGATAATCCCTGATGGGATAAAAAAATTCCCAGAGGAGTTTATTGATTCAAAGTATCTTAAGGATTCAATTGAGATTTCAGTACCAAATGAGAAATTAAAATTGGGCGACTATTTTATGGGACATCAGGATGTTATAACGGAGGATGGTTTTAAATACTGCTCCAAGAGCACATCCGAGGCAAAGTTTATAATCTATAGTCAAAAACCTAATTCATTTATAATAAAAATACCCAAAGATGCGTCGGCAATCGTAAACGCTGTAACCAGTTATGAACTCTATGTAAAAGACATTAAGGAAAAACTCTTTACGGCTTATTTTAGCAGAACCCATGACCATAAACTTGCTGATACTCTGGTAAGCCGGCTATTTGATGAGCTGGGTTTGTAA
- a CDS encoding translation initiation factor IF-3 — MNNKVKVNEQIKSPQIRLIDVEGGQLGIVAVRDAIRSAKEKGLDLVEVAPGANPPVCRIMDFGKYKYQISKKHSHRKTTDVKEVKIRPRISDHDLERKVNQMMGFLGEGDKAKVSMYFRGREIIRPEHGMAIFDNIVEKLQGNYNIEVKPKLDGKSIIMVVAPK, encoded by the coding sequence ATAAACAACAAGGTTAAAGTAAACGAGCAGATTAAATCCCCTCAGATAAGACTGATAGATGTCGAGGGAGGGCAGCTTGGTATCGTAGCGGTAAGGGATGCTATAAGATCGGCAAAGGAAAAAGGGCTTGATCTTGTGGAGGTAGCACCCGGAGCAAATCCGCCGGTGTGTCGCATCATGGATTTTGGTAAGTATAAGTATCAGATTAGTAAGAAACACTCACACCGCAAAACAACGGACGTTAAAGAGGTAAAAATCCGGCCTCGCATCTCCGACCATGATCTGGAGAGGAAAGTTAACCAGATGATGGGATTTTTGGGTGAGGGTGACAAAGCGAAAGTGTCAATGTATTTCAGAGGCAGGGAAATCATAAGACCAGAACACGGAATGGCTATTTTTGATAATATCGTTGAAAAACTTCAGGGTAACTACAACATTGAGGTTAAACCCAAACTTGATGGAAAGAGCATAATAATGGTTGTAGCGCCAAAGTAA